From a single Cotesia glomerata isolate CgM1 linkage group LG6, MPM_Cglom_v2.3, whole genome shotgun sequence genomic region:
- the LOC123267217 gene encoding protein escargot-like: MLVEEMPRSFVKKNNSYSHCPLKKRPVHVLYEEVPESVKDEIIDVVTDDIPEPENLSTKPEDLSRSAEKQRSVSRSPSPCAKVPRQSLEQCSPLRGSSVQLPPTHHQFYPSKPITPPAGIAPVHQIVKKERVEVIQHDGGSSSAAAAPIHFLSKTPLEPLNLNTPVEPVAHYATPAWTRAAPLYPPHYLPYSPAYRFQQPTAELYPSYPLAGYHPHSSPEHASLSPPPHAALTCPTIQRPIPRNYWTASSPDHCTLSPTSTMSYGPLRSPPPVTPEDLSSPGSDSGRSSAGSTSAGSMMMKIESTGTNIASPPSAASNNPSSPRYQCPDCGKSYSTYSGLSKHQQFHCAAAEGQTKKSFSCKYCEKVYYSLGALKMHIRTHTLPCKCHLCGKAFSRPWLLQGHIRTHTGEKPFSCQHCKRAFADRSNLRAHLQTHSDVKKYSCSSCSKTFSRMSLLTKHQESGCPGINVPIGYNL, translated from the exons ATGCTTGTCGAAGAAATGCCGCGTAGTTTTGTGAAAAAGAACAACAGCTACAGTCATTGTCCGTTGAAAAAACGGCCAGTGCACGTGTTGTACGAGGAAGTTCCTGAATCTGTCAAAG ATGAAATAATCGACGTAGTGACAGACGACATCCCAGAGCCAGAAAACCTGAGCACAAAACCAGAAGACTTGAGCCGATCTGCTGAAAAACAAAGATCAGTATCTAGATCGCCGTCACCTTGTGCAAAAGTACCCCGTCAATCACTTGAACAGTGCTCGCCGTTACGTGGTTCATCGGTGCAATTGCCGCCGACGCACCACCAATTCTACCCATCAAAACCAATCACTCCACCAGCAGGAATTGCTCCAGTGCACCAAATCGTTAAAAAAGAACGGGTTGAAGTGATACAACACGACGGTGGTTCATCATCAGCAGCCGCTGCACCGATCCACTTTCTGAGCAAGACACCCCTGGAACCGCTAAATCTGAACACTCCAGTGGAACCAGTTGCTCATTACGCTACTCCAGCTTGGACCCGCGCAGCACCACTTTATCCTCCACATTATCTACCATACTCACCAGCGTACCGATTCCAGCAACCAACCGCTGAATTGTACCCATCATACCCTCTGGCAGGATACCACCCGCACTCATCACCAGAGCACGCTTCGCTGTCACCGCCACCTCACGCTGCGCTGACCTGTCCGACAATTCAGCGACCAATTCCACGAAACTACTGGACAGCTTCCAGTCCAGATCATTGCACCCTCTCGCCAACCAGTACCATGAGCTACGGACCTTTGAGATCGCCTCCGCCAGTTACTCCCGAAGATTTATCATCCCCTGGAAGTGACAGTGGTCGTTCTAGTGCCGGTAGCACGTCAGCCGGGTCAATGATGATGAAAATCGAGTCCACTGGGACGAATATCGCCAGTCCACCATCAGCTGCGTCGAACAATCCTTCTTCACCAAGGTACCAGTGTCCTGATTGTGGCAAATCTTACTCCACCTACAGCGGGCTGTCAAAACACCAACAGTTCCACTGTGCCGCCGCTGAAGGACAAACTAAGAAATCTTTCTCGTGTAAATACTGCGAAAAAGTTTACTACAGTCTTGGTGCTCTTAAAATGCACATCAGGACACATACGTTGCCGTGCAAGTGTCATTTGTGCGGTAAAGCATTTTCACGACCCTGGTTACTTCAAGGACACATTAGAACCCATACCGGTGAAAAACCATTCAGTTGTCAACATTGCAAACGCGCTTTTGCTGATCGCAGCAATTTACGTGCTCATTTGCAAACTCACAGCGATGTCAAAAAATACTCGTGCAGTTCGTGCAGTAAAACATTCAGCAGAATGTCACTTTTGACGAAACATCAAGAAAGTGGTTGTCCTGGTATTAATGTACCTATTGGTTACAATTTGTAA